A genomic segment from Barrientosiimonas humi encodes:
- a CDS encoding zinc-dependent metalloprotease — MSQEYIDWDLARRTGHRIVKDGPKVTLDEARAAVAELHSAADRAHQPVADTAALHAPAGDTPVHVVDRTAWIDANTASMGALVAPAVEKITAKKAAGPTVRKVGAKVTGAEMGALLGYVASKVLGQFDLAPEGTPSLLLVAPNVVQVERELGVDPSDFRLWVCLHEETHRVQFTAVPWLREHVITSARTLMVDLVPDPDKLPERLQQITGRLPGAFKEGGQGLADLVTTPQQREELARVTAIMSLLEGHADVVMDAVGPQIVPTVGEIRAKFDERRKGASGPDRLLRRLLGLEAKMRQYRDGAVFVRSVVDRVGLDGFNQVWTSPETLPLPTEIAEPEAWVARVHG; from the coding sequence ATGAGCCAGGAGTACATCGACTGGGACCTCGCGCGACGCACCGGCCACCGCATCGTCAAGGACGGGCCCAAGGTGACGCTCGACGAGGCACGGGCCGCCGTGGCCGAGCTGCACTCGGCCGCCGACCGGGCCCACCAGCCGGTCGCCGACACCGCCGCGCTGCACGCGCCGGCCGGCGACACCCCCGTGCACGTCGTCGACCGCACCGCCTGGATCGACGCCAACACCGCCTCGATGGGCGCGCTCGTCGCGCCGGCGGTCGAGAAGATCACCGCCAAGAAGGCCGCCGGGCCGACCGTGCGCAAGGTCGGCGCCAAGGTCACCGGCGCCGAGATGGGCGCGCTGCTCGGTTATGTCGCGAGCAAGGTGCTGGGGCAGTTCGACCTCGCCCCCGAGGGCACCCCGAGCCTGCTGCTGGTGGCGCCCAACGTCGTGCAGGTCGAGCGCGAGCTCGGCGTCGACCCCAGCGACTTCCGGCTGTGGGTCTGCCTGCACGAGGAGACCCACCGGGTGCAGTTCACCGCCGTGCCGTGGCTGCGCGAGCACGTGATCACCAGCGCCCGCACGCTGATGGTCGACCTGGTGCCCGACCCCGACAAGCTGCCCGAGCGGCTGCAGCAGATCACCGGCCGGCTGCCCGGCGCGTTCAAGGAGGGCGGCCAGGGTCTCGCCGACCTCGTCACCACCCCGCAGCAGCGCGAGGAGCTGGCCCGCGTCACGGCGATCATGTCGCTGCTCGAGGGGCACGCCGACGTGGTCATGGACGCCGTCGGCCCGCAGATCGTCCCCACGGTCGGCGAGATCCGCGCCAAGTTCGACGAGCGGCGCAAGGGCGCCAGCGGCCCCGACCGGCTGCTGCGGCGGCTGCTCGGGCTCGAGGCCAAGATGCGGCAGTACCGCGACGGCGCGGTCTTCGTGCGCAGCGTCGTCGACCGGGTCGGCCTCGACGGCTTCAACCAGGTGTGGACCTCGCCCGAGACGCTGCCGCTGCCCACCGAGATCGCCGAGCCCGAGGCGTGGGTCGCCCGGGTGCACGGCTGA
- the tilS gene encoding tRNA lysidine(34) synthetase TilS has protein sequence MGRPGARLTDAVPGPPPAVARTRLAVRRGLSSLAGEADPPGRELTVLVAVSGGPDSLALAAATAFEAPRAGVRAGAVVVDHGLQPASDAVARAAADQCRALRLDPVEVVRVEVADGSGDGPEMAARTARHAALEEARVRLGADRVLLGHTRDDQAEQVLLGLLRGSGARSLAGMPEASPTLLRPFLDVTREETESACAAAGLTPWRDPHNDDPRFARVRARAALAQLSESLGPQLGANLARTARLLRDDDDALTAWADHELAAARPAATGHVPDGDAALEIDGLVRLPRAVRTRALRRWLLEAGADGAALGSRHLAEVDRLVADWRGQGPVDVPALSVRRIGPTLAAHPHGRVEWARPKPRPADAADDVAGADADQE, from the coding sequence GTGGGTCGCCCGGGTGCACGGCTGACCGACGCCGTGCCGGGTCCGCCGCCCGCGGTCGCCCGCACCCGCCTGGCCGTACGCCGTGGGCTGAGCTCCCTTGCGGGAGAGGCTGATCCGCCCGGCCGGGAGCTGACGGTGCTGGTCGCGGTCAGCGGTGGCCCCGACTCGCTGGCGCTCGCCGCGGCCACCGCCTTCGAGGCGCCCCGGGCGGGCGTGCGGGCCGGTGCCGTCGTGGTCGACCACGGCCTGCAGCCCGCCTCCGACGCCGTGGCCCGGGCGGCCGCCGACCAGTGCCGGGCGCTTCGTCTCGACCCGGTGGAGGTCGTGCGCGTCGAGGTCGCCGACGGCTCCGGCGACGGGCCCGAGATGGCGGCGCGCACCGCCCGCCACGCCGCGCTCGAGGAGGCGCGGGTGCGGCTCGGGGCCGACCGGGTGCTGCTCGGTCACACCCGCGACGACCAGGCCGAGCAGGTGCTGCTCGGCCTGCTGCGCGGCTCGGGGGCCCGCTCGCTCGCGGGCATGCCGGAGGCGTCGCCGACGCTGCTGCGCCCGTTCCTCGACGTCACCCGCGAGGAGACCGAGTCTGCTTGTGCCGCAGCGGGACTCACGCCCTGGCGCGACCCGCACAACGACGACCCGCGATTCGCCCGGGTGCGCGCCCGCGCCGCGCTCGCCCAGCTGTCGGAGTCCCTCGGGCCGCAGCTCGGCGCCAACCTGGCCCGCACCGCGCGCCTGCTGCGCGACGACGACGACGCGCTCACCGCCTGGGCCGACCACGAGCTCGCCGCGGCCCGCCCCGCCGCGACCGGCCACGTCCCCGACGGAGACGCCGCGCTCGAGATCGACGGCCTGGTGCGCCTGCCGCGAGCCGTGCGCACCCGGGCGCTGCGGCGGTGGCTGCTCGAGGCCGGGGCCGACGGGGCGGCCCTCGGGTCGCGGCACCTCGCCGAGGTCGACCGGCTCGTCGCCGACTGGCGCGGCCAGGGCCCCGTGGACGTACCGGCCCTGTCGGTGCGGCGCATCGGGCCCACGCTCGCCGCCCACCCCCACGGTCGGGTTGAATGGGCTCGCCCCAAGCCCCGCCCCGCCGACGCCGCCGACGACGTCGCCGGTGCAGACGCAGATCAGGAGTGA
- the hpt gene encoding hypoxanthine phosphoribosyltransferase, whose protein sequence is MDASHMGDDLEKVLFTEDQIRERLAELGEEIWRDYEGKDLLLVGVLKGAILVMADLMRTLPGSVPMDWMAVSSYGSGTKSSGVVRILKDLDTDISGKHVLIVEDIIDSGLTLSWIRSNLESREPASVEICTLLRKPDAAKVEIDCKYVGFEIPNEFVVGYGLDFDEQYRNLREIGTLAPHVYS, encoded by the coding sequence GTGGACGCCTCGCACATGGGTGACGACCTGGAGAAGGTGCTGTTCACCGAGGACCAGATCCGGGAGCGGCTCGCCGAGCTCGGCGAGGAGATCTGGCGCGACTACGAGGGCAAGGACCTGCTGCTCGTGGGCGTGCTCAAGGGCGCGATCCTCGTGATGGCCGACCTCATGCGCACCCTCCCCGGCAGCGTGCCGATGGACTGGATGGCGGTGTCGTCCTACGGCTCGGGCACCAAGAGCTCGGGCGTGGTGCGCATCCTGAAGGACCTCGACACCGACATCAGCGGCAAGCACGTGCTGATCGTCGAGGACATCATCGACTCCGGCCTGACCCTGTCGTGGATCCGCTCCAACCTGGAGTCGCGCGAGCCGGCGTCGGTCGAGATCTGCACGCTGCTGCGCAAGCCCGACGCCGCGAAGGTCGAGATCGACTGCAAGTACGTCGGGTTCGAGATCCCCAACGAGTTCGTCGTCGGCTACGGCCTCGACTTCGACGAGCAGTACCGCAACCTGCGCGAGATCGGCACCCTCGCCCCGCACGTCTACAGCTGA